The Meriones unguiculatus strain TT.TT164.6M chromosome 1, Bangor_MerUng_6.1, whole genome shotgun sequence genome has a segment encoding these proteins:
- the Irf2bp1 gene encoding interferon regulatory factor 2-binding protein 1, with translation MASVQASRRQWCYLCDLPKMPWAMVWDFSEAVCRGCVNFEGADRIELLIDAARQLKRSHVLPEGRSPGPPALKHPTSKDLASTGSQSSQLPPPQAQAQPSGTGGSVSGPDRYDRATSSSRLALPSPALEYTLGSRLANGLGREEAVAEGARRALLGSIPSLMPPGLLAAAVSGLGGRALTLAPGLSPARPLFGSDFEKEKQQRNADCLAELNEAMRGRAEEWHGRPKAVREQLLALSACAPFNVRFKKDHGLVGRVFAFDATARPPGYEFELKLFTEYPCGSGNVYAGVLAVARQMFHDALREPGKALASSGFKYLEYERRHGSGEWRQLGELLTDGVRSFREPAPAEALPQQYPEPAPAALCGPPPRAPSRNLVPTPRRRKASPEPEGETAGKMTTEEQQQRHWVAPGGPYSTETPGVPSPIAALKNVAEALGHSPKDPGGGGGPVRAGGASPAASSTTQPPTQHRLVARNGEAEVSPTAGAEAVSGGGSGPGATPGAPLCCTLCRERLEDTHFVQCPSVPGHKFCFPCSREFIKAQGPAGEVYCPSGDKCPLVGSSVPWAFMQGEIATILAGDIKVKKERDP, from the coding sequence ATGGCGTCCGTGCAAGCGTCCCGCCGCCAGTGGTGCTACCTGTGCGACCTGCCCAAGATGCCGTGGGCCATGGTGTGGGACTTCAGCGAGGCCGTTTGCCGCGGGTGCGTGAATTTCGAGGGCGCGGACCGCATCGAGCTGCTCATCGACGCCGCCCGCCAGCTCAAGCGCAGCCACGTGCTCCCCGAGGGCCGCTCCCCGGGACCCCCGGCTCTCAAGCACccgacctccaaggacctggccTCCACGGGCTCCCAGAGCTCCCAGCTGCCACCCCCGCAGGCCCAGGCGCAGCCATCGGGGACCGGAGGCAGCGTCTCAGGTCCGGACCGCTATGACAGGGCCACTTCATCCAGCCGCCTGGCGCTGCCCTCGCCGGCTTTGGAGTACACCCTGGGGTCCCGTCTGGCCAACGGGCTGGGCCGCGAGGAGGCCGTGGCGGAAGGGGCACGCAGGGCTTTGCTTGGCTCTATCCCCAGTTTGATGCCCCCCGGGCTGCTGGCAGCTGCAGTGTCTGGCCTCGGAGGCCGAGCCCTGACGCTGGCACCTGGCTTAAGCCCTGCTCGTCCACTTTTCGGCTCCGATTTCgagaaagagaagcagcagaGGAATGCGGACTGTTTGGCAGAACTGAACGAAGCCATGCGGGGCCGGGCGGAGGAGTGGCATGGGCGTCCCAAGGCTGTGCGGGAGCAGCTACTGGCGCTCTCCGCCTGTGCTCCCTTCAATGTCCGCTTCAAGAAGGACCACGGGCTGGTGGGGAGGGTGTTTGCCTTTGATGCCACCGCCCGCCCTCCTGGCTATGAGTTCGAGCTGAAGCTCTTCACCGAATACCCCTGTGGCTCTGGCAATGTGTACGCGGGGGTCCTTGCAGTGGCTCGCCAGATGTTTCATGATGCTCTTCGAGAGCCGGGGAAGGCCCTGGCCTCCTCGGGCTTCAAGTACCTCGAATACGAACGCCGCCACGGCTCAGGGGAATGGCGCCAGTTGGGAGAGCTGCTTACCGACGGGGTCCGAAGCTTTCGAGAGCCTGCTCCCGCGGAGGCTCTGCCCCAGCAGTACCCGGAACCGGCCCCCGCCGCCCTGTGTGGTCCGCCGCCGCGAGCCCCATCCCGGAACCTGGTGCCCACGCCACGCCGTCGCAAGGCATCCCCTGAGCCCGAGGGCGAGACAGCTGGGAAGATGACCacagaggagcagcagcagcggcaCTGGGTAGCGCCGGGTGGTCCGTACTCCACAGAGACCCCCGGTGTACCCTCACCCATTGCTGCCCTCAAGAACGTGGCGGAGGCCCTGGGCCACTCACCCAAGGACCCTGGTGGGGGTGGAGGCCCTGTGCGCGCAGGGGGCGCCAGCCCAGCCGCTTCCTCCACTACCCAGCCGCCGACCCAGCATCGCCTGGTGGCACGCAATGGAGAGGCAGAAGTCAGCCCCACAGCCGGGGCTGAAGCTGTCAGCGGGGGTGGGAGCGGCCCAGGGGCGACCCCCGGAGCCCCCTTGTGCTGCACCCTGTGCAGAGAGAGGCTGGAAGACACCCACTTCGTGCAGTGTCCCTCGGTACCCGGACACAAGTTCTGCTTTCCTTGCTCCCGGGAGTTCATCAAGGCACAGGGCCCCGCTGGAGAGGTGTACTGCCCCAGCGGAGACAAATGTCCACTGGTGGGTTCCTCTGTCCCCTGGGCCTTCATGCAGGGTGAGATCGCTACAATCCTTGCTGGAGACATCAAGGTCAAGAAAGAAAGGGACCCCTAG